A single region of the Pontibacter kalidii genome encodes:
- the mutY gene encoding A/G-specific adenine glycosylase — MPTAPHAHFAQTLLSWYGRHKRSLPWRETTDPYFIWLSEVILQQTRVAQGLPYYERFTATYPTVQDLAAAPQDEVLRLWQGLGYYSRARNMHHTAQLVVEQYGGQFPGKYEELLKLKGVGSYTAAAIAAFAFQEQVAVLDGNVFRVLARVFGISDDIAAPASRKVFQQLADQLVPIDEPDTYNQAIMEFGAIQCTPVMPDCLFCPLQQSCFAFNHGMVQELPVKSKAKAARPRFFHYIVFELDGAFYLRKRLGGDIWQGLYDFYLYESDNKELAMEQLLQELQEAGVPVQEAQVQPPAKDYKHILSHQKITARFYRIKLKAPLKDEVITETRLAPYTVEKIEALPKPVLISSYLKDAKILVYL; from the coding sequence ATGCCCACTGCCCCACACGCCCATTTTGCCCAAACCCTGCTCAGCTGGTACGGCCGGCACAAGCGTTCCCTGCCCTGGCGCGAGACGACAGACCCTTACTTTATATGGTTATCCGAAGTGATTCTGCAGCAGACGCGCGTGGCCCAGGGCCTGCCTTACTATGAGCGTTTTACGGCTACTTACCCCACGGTACAGGACCTGGCAGCGGCCCCGCAGGACGAAGTGCTGCGGCTATGGCAGGGGCTCGGCTACTATTCCAGGGCGCGCAACATGCACCACACCGCCCAGCTGGTGGTAGAGCAGTATGGCGGCCAATTTCCGGGCAAGTATGAGGAGCTACTAAAACTGAAGGGCGTGGGCAGCTACACGGCGGCGGCCATTGCGGCCTTTGCCTTTCAGGAGCAGGTGGCGGTGCTGGACGGCAACGTGTTCCGGGTACTGGCGCGCGTGTTCGGCATTTCCGATGACATCGCAGCTCCTGCCTCGCGCAAGGTTTTTCAACAACTGGCCGACCAGTTGGTGCCCATCGATGAGCCGGACACCTACAACCAGGCCATCATGGAATTCGGGGCCATACAATGCACCCCGGTGATGCCCGATTGCCTGTTCTGCCCGTTGCAGCAAAGTTGTTTCGCCTTTAACCACGGCATGGTGCAGGAGCTTCCGGTAAAATCGAAGGCAAAGGCGGCGCGGCCACGCTTTTTCCACTACATCGTGTTCGAGCTGGATGGCGCATTTTACCTGCGCAAGCGATTGGGAGGCGACATCTGGCAGGGCCTGTACGACTTTTACCTCTACGAGAGCGACAACAAGGAATTAGCCATGGAGCAACTGCTGCAGGAGCTGCAGGAGGCGGGCGTGCCGGTGCAGGAGGCGCAGGTGCAACCGCCAGCCAAAGACTATAAGCACATTCTCAGCCACCAGAAAATAACCGCACGTTTTTACCGCATAAAATTGAAGGCCCCACTAAAAGATGAGGTAATAACAGAAACCAGATTAGCCCCTTATACCGTTGAAAAAATAGAGGCTTTGCCCAAGCCAGTTTTGATCAGCAGCTATTTGAAAGATGCTAAGATTTTAGTATATTTATAG
- a CDS encoding single-stranded DNA-binding protein, which produces MASVNKVILIGNLGKDPEVRHLEGGVAVARFPIATSESFKDKSGQKQERTEWHNIVVWRGLAEVAEKYLRKGNSVYIEGRIRTNSYQDKEGVQRYSTEIVADNMTMLGGRSDNGGSGGGNYQESSAASGGNYAGGATADKGSSPAGGFQNDEPDDLPF; this is translated from the coding sequence ATGGCAAGTGTAAACAAAGTAATCCTGATCGGAAACCTGGGCAAAGACCCGGAAGTACGTCACCTGGAAGGTGGTGTGGCTGTTGCCCGCTTCCCAATCGCTACGTCCGAATCCTTCAAGGATAAGAGCGGACAGAAGCAGGAGCGCACCGAGTGGCATAACATCGTAGTATGGAGAGGCCTCGCCGAAGTGGCGGAGAAATACCTGCGCAAAGGCAATTCAGTGTACATTGAAGGACGTATCCGCACGAACAGCTACCAGGACAAAGAAGGCGTGCAGCGCTACAGCACCGAGATCGTGGCCGATAACATGACCATGCTCGGAGGCCGCAGCGACAATGGCGGCAGCGGCGGTGGCAACTACCAGGAATCCTCTGCGGCAAGCGGCGGCAACTATGCCGGCGGCGCAACGGCCGATAAGGGCAGCAGCCCGGCTGGCGGGTTCCAGAACGACGAGCCAGACGACCTGCCGTTCTAA
- the gldE gene encoding gliding motility-associated protein GldE: protein MESTDPGDPLSYSLLQLLQSSLTQLRFEYLAAIAGGLTLLLLSALTSGAEAAFFSLSEQELEQCKTSKRPAEQRVYRLLQNPRKLLTTILILNNGINVAIITLFAYVAWQVFGTMDLSAGNLAMCMLFATFFIVFCGEVLPKVYAQKHRMPLVRRMADVLDKLQVIMRPISWLLISINEHMERKYIIRGYNHTIEELHHSLDVALINADTSPEERKILRGVVNFGAISVKQIMRPRMDIVAFDTSMTLPELMPQIVEWGYSRVPVYSDNTDHIEGILYVKDLLPHLGKGADFNWQQLVRPPFFVPETKRIADLFQDFKEKHVHMAIVVNEYGGTIGLLTLEDIVEEIVGEINDEFDDDDDIIYSQLDENTFIFDGKTSLHDFCKIAEVPFDAFDEVKGENETVAGLMLALFSRIPKVGESAAFGRFHFTVESADTKRVKRVKINVASKKEQYHKVS from the coding sequence TTGGAAAGTACAGATCCCGGAGACCCCCTGAGTTATAGTTTACTTCAACTTTTACAGAGTTCCCTAACTCAACTCAGATTTGAATACCTGGCTGCCATAGCAGGCGGCCTGACCTTATTGCTGCTCTCGGCCCTGACCTCAGGTGCCGAGGCAGCATTTTTCTCTCTCTCGGAGCAGGAACTAGAGCAGTGCAAAACAAGCAAGCGCCCCGCTGAGCAACGTGTGTACCGCCTCCTGCAGAACCCGCGCAAGCTCCTTACCACCATCCTTATTCTTAACAACGGCATCAATGTGGCCATCATCACGCTGTTTGCCTACGTGGCCTGGCAGGTGTTTGGCACCATGGATTTATCGGCAGGCAATTTGGCCATGTGCATGCTATTTGCCACATTCTTCATCGTTTTTTGCGGAGAAGTGCTGCCAAAAGTATACGCCCAGAAGCACCGCATGCCACTCGTGCGCCGCATGGCCGATGTTTTAGATAAACTACAGGTCATCATGCGCCCTATCTCCTGGCTCCTTATCTCCATCAACGAGCATATGGAGCGCAAGTACATCATCCGGGGTTACAACCATACGATAGAGGAACTGCACCACAGCCTGGACGTGGCCCTGATCAATGCCGACACCTCACCGGAGGAGCGCAAGATTCTGCGTGGCGTGGTGAACTTCGGAGCCATCTCGGTGAAGCAGATCATGCGCCCGCGCATGGACATTGTGGCTTTTGATACCTCCATGACACTGCCCGAGTTGATGCCGCAGATTGTGGAATGGGGCTATTCGCGGGTGCCGGTATATTCCGATAACACCGATCATATCGAAGGGATACTTTATGTGAAGGACCTGCTGCCGCACCTGGGCAAAGGTGCTGATTTTAACTGGCAGCAGCTGGTGCGCCCGCCCTTCTTCGTGCCGGAGACCAAGCGTATCGCTGACCTCTTCCAGGATTTTAAAGAAAAGCACGTGCACATGGCCATCGTGGTGAACGAGTATGGCGGCACGATAGGCCTGCTTACGCTGGAGGATATTGTGGAGGAGATAGTGGGCGAGATAAACGATGAGTTCGATGACGACGATGATATCATTTACTCTCAACTCGACGAAAATACCTTTATCTTTGATGGCAAGACCTCACTGCATGACTTCTGTAAGATAGCTGAGGTGCCTTTTGATGCCTTTGACGAGGTAAAGGGCGAAAACGAGACGGTGGCCGGGCTAATGTTGGCGCTATTTTCAAGAATTCCGAAGGTGGGCGAAAGCGCAGCGTTTGGCCGCTTCCACTTTACGGTAGAGTCGGCGGACACAAAGCGCGTAAAACGAGTCAAGATCAATGTCGCAAGCAAAAAAGAACAGTACCATAAAGTTAGCTAG
- the gldD gene encoding gliding motility lipoprotein GldD, whose translation MWVALAAGALACSSTADYTPKPKGYNRIDLPSQTYQQLQEAHPYTFEYSQHAKIRPDSSGIAQPHWINIIYPSLGANVQLTYKGLGNDAKKLNDLVEDARKLTSKHQIKAYAIEEAEIKIPTGDVAAVFELEGEVPSQFQFYVTDSTDHFLRGALYFRTATQNDSLAPVIEFVKKDIVHLLNTLEWKEE comes from the coding sequence ATGTGGGTAGCCCTTGCTGCCGGCGCTTTGGCCTGCAGCAGCACCGCAGACTACACCCCGAAGCCCAAAGGCTATAACCGCATCGACCTGCCGTCGCAAACGTACCAGCAGCTGCAGGAGGCGCACCCGTATACGTTCGAGTATTCGCAGCATGCCAAGATTCGCCCCGACTCTTCCGGCATCGCGCAGCCGCACTGGATCAACATCATCTACCCCAGCCTCGGCGCCAACGTGCAGCTAACCTACAAGGGACTGGGGAATGATGCAAAGAAGCTGAACGATCTGGTGGAGGATGCCCGCAAACTTACCTCCAAGCACCAGATAAAGGCCTATGCCATAGAAGAGGCGGAGATAAAGATACCGACCGGTGATGTGGCGGCTGTGTTTGAATTGGAGGGCGAGGTGCCAAGCCAGTTCCAGTTCTACGTAACCGACTCCACTGACCATTTCCTGCGCGGCGCTTTATACTTTAGAACTGCTACCCAAAACGACTCGCTGGCTCCGGTGATCGAGTTTGTGAAAAAGGATATCGTGCATCTGCTGAACACGCTGGAGTGGAAGGAGGAGTAG